One Podarcis muralis chromosome Z, rPodMur119.hap1.1, whole genome shotgun sequence DNA segment encodes these proteins:
- the LOC144326189 gene encoding uncharacterized protein LOC144326189, giving the protein MNECVLLVDLSDLHLLFQVTFLPAEQLLKAKCFLASDLAAESTFEPLDISHLLQEFSGKAVEVEVLLEAFQKITPRSTMESREVAILVYHYLEKVVEHLLQFPFMYGVLKLPLA; this is encoded by the exons atgaatgaatgtgttctCCTTGTGGACCTCTCTGACCTTCATCTCTTGTTTCAGGTCACCTTCCTTCCTGCAGAGCAGCTCCTGAAGGCCAAGTGCTTCCTGGCCAGTGACCTTGCTGCTGAGAGCACCTTCGAGCCCTTGGACATCTCCCACTTGCTGCAAGAGTTCAGCGGCAAAGCAGTGGAG gtggaggtgctgctggaggccttcCAGAAGATCACTCCAAGGTCTACAATGGAGAGCAGAGAAGTGGCCATCTTAGTTTATCATTACCTGGAGAAAGTGGTTGAACACCTCCTCCAATTTCCTTTCATGTATGGGGTACTCAAGCTTCCACTGGCCTAA